In one window of Streptomyces roseofulvus DNA:
- a CDS encoding TetR/AcrR family transcriptional regulator: MARMPSAERRRQLVEAAIRAMTRDGVARTTTRSICAEAGVSLSVFHYCFDSKQALLEAAIETIIGDYVARVMKAVEPRATLRETVRAALRTYWEDVTAHPGEHMLTYDLTQYALREPGFEHLARAQYEQYVRSATALVEQVGSVRGAEPKVPVATLARHLAAAVDGMTLQYLVLRDEQAAAEQLELTADQLVRLIEG, translated from the coding sequence ATGGCGCGGATGCCGTCGGCGGAGCGACGCCGGCAGCTGGTCGAGGCGGCGATCAGGGCGATGACCAGGGACGGGGTGGCCAGGACCACCACGCGGTCGATCTGCGCCGAGGCCGGTGTCTCGCTGAGCGTCTTCCACTACTGCTTCGACTCCAAGCAGGCCCTCCTGGAGGCCGCGATCGAGACCATCATCGGCGACTACGTGGCCCGGGTGATGAAGGCCGTCGAGCCGAGGGCGACCCTGCGTGAGACCGTGCGGGCGGCGCTGCGGACGTACTGGGAGGACGTCACCGCGCATCCGGGCGAGCACATGCTGACGTACGACCTCACCCAGTACGCGCTGCGCGAGCCGGGCTTCGAGCACCTGGCCCGGGCCCAGTACGAGCAGTACGTGCGGTCGGCGACGGCCCTGGTGGAGCAGGTGGGGTCGGTGCGCGGGGCGGAGCCGAAGGTTCCGGTGGCGACGCTGGCGCGCCACCTGGCGGCGGCGGTGGACGGGATGACGCTCCAGTACCTGGTGCTCCGGGACGAGCAAGCCGCCGCCGAGCAACTGGAACTGACGGCTGATCAGCTGGTTCGACTGATCGAGGGCTGA
- a CDS encoding discoidin domain-containing protein, whose product MTPRTTRSASPFRGTRRLGLVSLLLALAAVLFGAAPVPAADAPWWEPAARPGPDSQVNATGAPFTGTDAQGRVRGFVDAHNHVMSNEGFGGRLICGKPFSTAGVADALKDCPEHYPDGSGAIFENLTGGANGKHDPDGWPTFADWPAHDSLTHQQNYYAWLERAWRGGQRVLVNDLVSNGLLCSLMPRDRGCDEMEAIRLEARKTYEMQDYVDAMFGGPGKGWFRIVTSADQARSVVEQGKLAVVLGVETSEPFGCKQILDVAQCDQADIDRGLDELYRLGVRSMFLCHKFDNALCGVRFDSGTTGVAVNIGQFLSTGTFWSTERCAGPQQDNPIGLVAPAAMAEKLPAGVSVPAYASDARCNTRGLTRLGEYALRGMMDRGMMLELDHMSVKAAGRALDILEAEEYPGVLSTHSWMDLDWTERLYRLGGFTAPYMHSAGGFIGEADGKAELREKYGVGLGYGTDMNGVGGWPGPVGPDAPNAVTYPYRSFDGGTVLDRQVTGERTWDLNTDGAAHAGLVPDWIEQIRLTPGGPEVIGDLALGAESYLRTWRATERHEPGENLAAGRPTSASSTEWHPFTSYASGRAFDGDTETRWASDWSDDQWLQVDLGEVRRVGRVTLDWERAYARQYRIEVSEDGASWRTVWSTEAGDGGYDTAEFASTPARHVRVHGERRATQWGYSLHEVTVARS is encoded by the coding sequence ATGACCCCACGCACCACCCGAAGCGCCTCTCCTTTCCGCGGGACACGCCGCCTCGGTCTCGTGTCCCTGCTCCTCGCCCTCGCGGCGGTGCTCTTCGGCGCCGCGCCCGTCCCCGCGGCCGACGCGCCGTGGTGGGAGCCGGCCGCCCGGCCGGGGCCCGATTCCCAGGTGAACGCCACCGGCGCGCCGTTCACCGGCACCGACGCCCAGGGGCGCGTGCGCGGCTTCGTCGACGCGCACAACCACGTGATGTCCAACGAGGGCTTCGGCGGCCGGCTGATCTGCGGCAAGCCGTTCTCCACGGCCGGCGTGGCCGACGCGCTGAAGGACTGTCCCGAGCACTATCCGGACGGCTCCGGCGCGATCTTCGAGAACCTGACGGGCGGCGCGAACGGCAAGCACGACCCGGACGGCTGGCCGACGTTCGCCGACTGGCCGGCCCACGACTCGCTGACCCACCAGCAGAACTACTACGCCTGGCTGGAGCGTGCCTGGCGCGGCGGCCAGCGGGTGCTCGTCAACGACCTGGTCTCCAACGGCCTGTTGTGCTCGCTCATGCCCCGGGACCGCGGCTGCGACGAGATGGAGGCCATCCGGCTGGAGGCCCGGAAGACGTACGAGATGCAGGACTACGTCGACGCGATGTTCGGCGGCCCCGGCAAGGGCTGGTTCCGCATCGTCACCAGCGCCGACCAGGCGCGGTCGGTGGTCGAGCAGGGCAAGCTCGCCGTCGTCCTCGGGGTGGAGACCTCGGAGCCGTTCGGCTGCAAGCAGATCCTCGACGTGGCCCAGTGCGACCAGGCGGACATCGACCGCGGCCTGGACGAGCTGTACCGGCTCGGGGTGCGCAGCATGTTCCTGTGCCACAAGTTCGACAACGCGCTGTGCGGGGTCCGCTTCGACAGCGGCACGACCGGCGTGGCGGTGAACATCGGCCAGTTCCTGTCCACCGGCACCTTCTGGTCGACCGAGCGGTGCGCGGGCCCGCAGCAGGACAACCCGATCGGGCTGGTGGCGCCCGCCGCCATGGCGGAGAAGCTGCCGGCCGGGGTGAGCGTGCCCGCCTACGCCTCCGACGCGCGCTGCAACACCCGGGGGCTGACCAGGCTGGGCGAGTACGCGCTCCGGGGCATGATGGACCGGGGCATGATGCTGGAGCTCGACCACATGAGCGTGAAGGCGGCCGGCCGGGCGCTGGACATCCTGGAGGCCGAGGAGTACCCGGGCGTGCTCTCCACGCACAGCTGGATGGACCTCGACTGGACCGAACGGCTCTACAGGCTGGGCGGGTTCACCGCCCCGTACATGCACAGTGCCGGCGGCTTCATCGGTGAGGCCGACGGGAAGGCCGAGCTGCGCGAGAAGTACGGCGTCGGCCTCGGCTACGGCACCGACATGAACGGCGTCGGCGGCTGGCCCGGCCCGGTCGGCCCGGACGCGCCGAACGCGGTGACGTACCCGTACCGCAGCTTCGACGGCGGCACCGTCCTCGACCGGCAGGTGACCGGCGAGCGGACCTGGGACCTGAACACGGACGGCGCGGCGCACGCGGGGCTCGTGCCGGACTGGATCGAGCAGATCCGGCTCACCCCGGGCGGCCCCGAGGTCATCGGGGACCTGGCGCTGGGCGCCGAGTCGTACCTGCGGACCTGGCGGGCGACCGAGCGGCACGAGCCGGGCGAGAACCTGGCGGCGGGCAGGCCCACGTCGGCCAGTTCCACCGAGTGGCACCCGTTCACGAGCTACGCCTCGGGGCGCGCCTTCGACGGGGACACGGAGACCCGCTGGGCGAGCGACTGGTCGGACGACCAGTGGCTCCAGGTGGACCTGGGCGAGGTCCGGCGGGTCGGCCGGGTGACGCTGGACTGGGAGCGGGCCTACGCCCGGCAGTACCGGATCGAGGTCTCGGAGGACGGCGCGAGCTGGCGGACGGTCTGGTCGACGGAGGCGGGTGACGGCGGGTACGACACGGCCGAGTTCGCCTCGACACCCGCCCGTCACGTACGCGTCCACGGGGAGCGGCGGGCCACGCAGTGGGGCTACTCGCTCCACGAGGTGACGGTCGCCCGCTCCTGA
- a CDS encoding YncE family protein, whose amino-acid sequence MPSARTTRTRRLAVALAASVTASLTLLAPAVAAPAAAAPAVPAAEGPLQEVMFVGNNWDGTADVIAARGDFHRIGRLNVIPDKEERLREIYLDPVKLAFFLGVRSGPGEGHDQFVDDMYATPDGTSMVVSRPSFADVVSLDLRTGRINWRFPVAGHRSDHMAVSPDGTRVAVSASTANTVHVLDIATGRELGSFKTGDKPHENVFTSDGRLWNMSIGEVTTALDAPWLDWTKGDRRITVVDATTFETVRVIDMRSRLDAFGRDDLSDAVRPLVFTPDEKKLYFQVSFLNGFLEYDVESDRVTRLKTLPGNPATDPDRTTWVNDSRHHGLSISPDGRKLCVAGTMDDYATVVDRETLKQGPLVPTSKPYWATVSGDGRACVVSESGADRVSAIDFATGERVASVAVGDHPQRVRLARVPADWTSPTTN is encoded by the coding sequence ATGCCCTCGGCACGTACGACCCGGACCCGCCGTCTCGCGGTCGCCCTCGCCGCCTCCGTCACGGCCTCCCTCACGCTTCTCGCCCCGGCCGTCGCCGCGCCCGCGGCCGCCGCGCCCGCGGTCCCGGCGGCGGAAGGGCCGCTCCAGGAGGTGATGTTCGTCGGCAACAACTGGGACGGCACCGCCGACGTCATCGCCGCCCGCGGCGACTTCCACCGCATCGGCCGGCTGAACGTGATCCCCGACAAGGAGGAACGCCTGCGCGAGATCTACCTCGACCCGGTCAAGCTCGCGTTCTTCCTCGGCGTCCGCAGCGGGCCGGGCGAGGGGCACGACCAGTTCGTCGACGACATGTACGCCACCCCCGACGGCACCTCCATGGTCGTCTCGCGGCCCAGCTTCGCCGACGTCGTCTCCCTCGACCTGCGGACCGGCCGGATCAACTGGCGCTTCCCCGTGGCCGGTCACCGCTCCGACCACATGGCCGTCTCGCCCGACGGCACCCGCGTCGCCGTCTCCGCCTCCACCGCCAACACGGTCCACGTCCTCGACATCGCCACCGGCCGCGAACTCGGCAGCTTCAAGACCGGCGACAAGCCGCACGAGAACGTCTTCACCTCCGACGGACGCCTGTGGAACATGTCCATCGGCGAGGTCACCACCGCCCTCGACGCGCCCTGGCTCGACTGGACCAAGGGCGACCGCAGGATCACCGTGGTGGACGCGACGACCTTCGAGACGGTCCGGGTGATCGACATGCGCTCCCGCCTCGACGCCTTCGGCCGCGACGACCTCTCCGACGCCGTCCGCCCGCTCGTCTTCACGCCGGACGAGAAGAAGCTCTACTTCCAGGTGTCGTTCCTCAACGGCTTCCTGGAGTACGACGTCGAGAGCGACCGCGTCACCCGGCTGAAGACCCTGCCGGGCAACCCCGCCACCGACCCGGACCGCACCACCTGGGTCAACGACTCGCGCCACCACGGCCTGTCGATCAGCCCCGACGGACGCAAGCTCTGCGTCGCCGGGACCATGGACGACTACGCCACGGTCGTGGACCGCGAGACCCTGAAGCAGGGCCCGCTCGTCCCCACCAGCAAGCCCTACTGGGCGACCGTCAGCGGTGACGGGCGGGCCTGTGTCGTCTCGGAGAGCGGCGCCGACCGGGTCAGCGCCATCGACTTCGCCACCGGCGAGCGCGTCGCGTCCGTCGCGGTCGGCGACCACCCGCAGCGCGTCAGGCTCGCCCGCGTGCCCGCCGACTGGACCTCCCCGACGACGAACTGA
- a CDS encoding CBS domain-containing protein — protein MRHRSVADLMTPTAVAVQRGTPFKEIARLLDEYGITAVPVVDEENRPVGVVSEADLLRRHTAKDGPSTAEAMMSSPVHTARPSWTAVEAARLMERHRVKRLPVVDAGGRLIGVLSRSDLLQLFLRRDRAIQEEIREDVVVRILGLSPAAVHIDVDEGRVTLSGTVGRADLVPLLRRLCESVDGVVEVVDHLVVEPPRD, from the coding sequence ATGAGGCACCGCAGTGTGGCGGACCTGATGACCCCGACGGCGGTCGCGGTCCAGCGCGGGACACCGTTCAAGGAGATCGCGCGGCTCCTCGACGAGTACGGCATCACGGCCGTGCCGGTCGTCGACGAGGAGAACCGGCCGGTGGGCGTGGTCTCCGAGGCGGACCTGCTGCGCCGCCACACCGCCAAGGACGGCCCCAGCACCGCCGAGGCGATGATGTCCAGCCCGGTGCACACGGCCCGGCCCTCCTGGACGGCGGTCGAGGCGGCCCGGCTCATGGAGCGGCACCGGGTGAAGCGGCTGCCGGTCGTGGACGCGGGCGGGCGGCTCATCGGCGTGCTCAGCCGCAGCGATCTGCTGCAGCTCTTCCTGCGCCGGGACCGCGCGATCCAGGAGGAGATCCGCGAGGACGTGGTCGTCCGCATCCTCGGCCTCTCCCCCGCCGCCGTCCACATCGACGTCGACGAGGGCCGGGTCACGCTCAGCGGCACCGTGGGGCGCGCGGACCTCGTCCCGCTGCTGCGGCGTCTGTGCGAGTCCGTCGACGGGGTGGTCGAGGTGGTCGACCACCTGGTGGTGGAGCCGCCCCGGGACTGA
- a CDS encoding DUF1876 domain-containing protein, giving the protein MTRNLEWRVGLELSEDAGRTKAEARLDTGQATFTGHGTARCNPADTDVPVIGDELAASRAMKDLAGKLMREANREMDAAGAGTVPQHTGPGYGWPEAVS; this is encoded by the coding sequence ATGACACGGAACCTGGAATGGAGGGTCGGCCTGGAACTGAGCGAGGACGCGGGCAGGACCAAGGCCGAGGCCCGCCTCGACACGGGGCAGGCGACCTTCACGGGGCACGGAACGGCCCGCTGCAACCCGGCGGACACGGACGTGCCGGTCATCGGGGACGAGCTGGCCGCGAGCCGGGCCATGAAGGACCTGGCGGGCAAGCTCATGCGGGAGGCGAACCGGGAGATGGACGCCGCCGGCGCCGGGACCGTACCGCAGCACACGGGCCCCGGATACGGCTGGCCGGAGGCGGTCTCCTGA